A genomic stretch from Pontibacter liquoris includes:
- the rplL gene encoding 50S ribosomal protein L7/L12, producing the protein MADLKAFAEQLVNLTVKEVNELATILKDEYGIEPAAAAPVMVAGGGGAEGGAAAEEQTSFDVILKSAGASKLAVVKLVKELTGLGLKEAKELVDSAPKPLKEGVAKDEADSLKKSLEEAGAEVEVK; encoded by the coding sequence ATGGCAGATTTGAAAGCATTCGCTGAGCAGTTAGTAAACTTAACTGTTAAAGAGGTTAATGAACTAGCTACTATTCTTAAGGACGAGTATGGCATCGAGCCTGCTGCTGCTGCTCCAGTAATGGTTGCTGGTGGTGGTGGTGCTGAAGGAGGAGCTGCTGCAGAAGAACAAACTTCTTTTGACGTAATCCTTAAGTCAGCAGGTGCCTCTAAACTAGCGGTTGTTAAGCTGGTAAAAGAATTGACTGGTCTTGGTCTGAAAGAGGCTAAAGAATTAGTTGATAGCGCTCCTAAGCCTTTGAAAGAAGGTGTGGCGAAAGACGAAGCAGATTCTTTGAAGAAATCATTGGAAGAAGCTGGTGCTGAAGTAGAGGTTAAATAA
- the rplJ gene encoding 50S ribosomal protein L10 gives MTREEKEIIVRDLSEKLANTNYFYITDASTMSVAGINAFRRLAFDRGIEYKVYKNTLIKKALDTLDADTSALDGVLKGASGILFSTESGNAPAKLIQDFRKKGNALPLLKGAFIDAGIYVGDEQLDALTKVKSKAEVIADVIAMLQSPAKNVISALQSSGGKLAGILKTLSEKE, from the coding sequence ATGACCAGGGAAGAAAAAGAGATAATCGTACGGGACCTGAGCGAGAAGTTAGCTAACACTAACTACTTCTACATCACTGATGCTTCTACGATGAGTGTTGCAGGCATCAACGCATTCAGGAGATTGGCATTCGATCGTGGCATCGAGTACAAAGTATACAAGAACACACTTATCAAGAAAGCATTAGATACGCTGGATGCTGATACATCAGCCCTTGATGGTGTGTTGAAAGGCGCTTCCGGCATCCTGTTTTCAACTGAGTCAGGAAATGCCCCGGCTAAACTGATCCAGGACTTCAGAAAGAAAGGCAATGCGCTTCCGCTTCTGAAAGGTGCCTTTATCGATGCAGGCATCTATGTAGGCGACGAGCAGCTTGACGCCTTAACGAAGGTGAAATCGAAAGCAGAGGTAATCGCTGATGTGATCGCAATGCTTCAGTCTCCAGCTAAGAACGTTATTTCTGCTCTCCAGAGCAGCGGTGGCAAACTGGCCGGTATTCTGAAGACCTTATCTGAAAAAGAATAA
- the rplA gene encoding 50S ribosomal protein L1, with amino-acid sequence MAKISKKRKAALEKADLTKEYALADAAGVVKEITYTKFDASVDIDVRLGVDPRKADQMVRGIVTLPHGTGKDIKVLALVTPDKEQEAKDAGADFVGLDDYIQKIEKGWTDVDVIITMPAVMAKVGRLGRILGPRNLMPNPKSGTVTQDVAKAVKEVKAGKIDFKVDKFGIIHTSVGKVSFSAEQLAANAAEVIQTLTRLKPASAKGTYIRSITLSSTMSPAVTVDKNLAI; translated from the coding sequence ATGGCGAAGATTTCAAAGAAAAGGAAAGCAGCTTTAGAGAAAGCTGACCTTACAAAAGAGTATGCTTTAGCAGACGCAGCCGGTGTCGTAAAAGAGATTACGTACACTAAATTTGATGCCTCTGTGGATATCGACGTGCGCCTGGGTGTAGACCCGCGTAAGGCCGACCAGATGGTACGTGGTATTGTTACCCTGCCCCATGGTACTGGTAAAGATATCAAAGTTCTTGCCCTGGTTACTCCTGACAAAGAGCAGGAAGCAAAAGATGCCGGTGCCGACTTTGTAGGACTGGATGATTACATTCAGAAAATCGAAAAAGGATGGACGGATGTGGACGTGATCATCACGATGCCTGCCGTTATGGCCAAAGTAGGTCGCTTAGGTCGTATTCTGGGCCCGCGTAACCTGATGCCAAACCCGAAGTCTGGTACTGTTACACAGGATGTAGCGAAAGCTGTAAAAGAGGTAAAAGCCGGTAAGATCGACTTTAAAGTTGACAAATTCGGTATCATCCACACCAGCGTTGGCAAAGTATCTTTCTCTGCAGAGCAACTGGCCGCTAACGCAGCGGAAGTAATTCAGACCCTGACTCGTTTGAAGCCTGCTTCTGCAAAAGGAACTTACATCAGGAGCATCACGTTGTCCAGCACCATGAGCCCCGCTGTAACAGTAGACAAGAATTTAGCTATCTAA
- the rplK gene encoding 50S ribosomal protein L11, which produces MAKEIKGYLKLQIKGGAANPSPPVGPALGSKGLNIMEFCKQFNARTQDKPGQVLPVLITMYADKSFDFVVKTPPAPVLLMDAAKIKGGSKEPNRNKVGSVTWDQIREIAETKMPDLNAFKVEAAMRQVAGTARSMGITVSGNAPWNE; this is translated from the coding sequence ATGGCAAAGGAAATAAAAGGTTATCTGAAACTTCAGATAAAGGGAGGTGCCGCGAATCCATCGCCACCGGTTGGACCTGCACTTGGTTCTAAAGGTCTTAATATCATGGAGTTCTGCAAGCAGTTTAATGCCAGAACACAGGATAAGCCTGGGCAAGTGTTACCAGTATTGATTACAATGTACGCAGATAAGTCCTTCGACTTCGTGGTGAAAACTCCACCTGCTCCTGTATTGTTAATGGATGCTGCTAAGATCAAGGGTGGTTCGAAAGAGCCAAACCGTAACAAAGTAGGTTCAGTAACCTGGGATCAGATCAGAGAGATTGCAGAAACGAAAATGCCTGATCTAAATGCTTTCAAAGTAGAAGCCGCTATGAGACAAGTAGCCGGTACTGCCAGAAGCATGGGCATTACAGTGTCTGGTAACGCTCCGTGGAACGAATAA